A single Elaeis guineensis isolate ETL-2024a chromosome 15, EG11, whole genome shotgun sequence DNA region contains:
- the LOC140853947 gene encoding uncharacterized protein codes for MKKHFADSKAAKERVKQKKTEVDCRAAESPSYHSRESEEASAPDDEAQIEAAIQASLTDQYQQEEMARYRERFGPSYYESGSGSATGRGEFELRRTTSVREPGGRGSRRSMFSLLGVFGSRRRSSRDIPVGASIQDLDPHALPSKDSKQKRIDSMLKKDKKKDMWRAIGSWFHFSHIPANAAANPYYRSVISAIETAGQGVDPSGLKDIYGQLLDSNKEDLQRLIASYKNK; via the coding sequence atgaaaaagcaTTTTGCTGATTCAaaagcagcgaaggaaagggTAAAGCAGAAAAAGACCGAAGTAGACTGTCGAGCTGCAGAGtcaccttcttatcactctagagagtcagaggaggcttctgctccagatgatgaggcacagattgaggctgccattcaggcgagcttgacggatcagtaccagcaggaggagatggcccggtacagagagcgattcggaccatcatattacgaatcaggatctggatcagcgactggtaggggagaattcgagttaaggaggactacctcagtcagagagcctggtggtagagggagcagacgtAGCATGTTTTCTTTATTGGGAGTttttggcagtaggaggaggtcctccagagatattccagtaggagccagcattcaggatttggatccacatgctttgcctagcaaggattcaaagcagaagagaattgacagtatgctgaaaaaagataagaagaaggatatgtggcgagctattggatcatggtttcatttcagccatattccagcaaatgcagcagccaATCCTTACTACCGATCTGTTATTTCAGCTATAGAGACTGCCGGTCAGGGTGTAGATCCTTCAGGACttaaggacatctatggtcagcttcttgacagtaataaggaggatctgcagagattgattgcttcttataaaaataaatga